In the Salarias fasciatus chromosome 13, fSalaFa1.1, whole genome shotgun sequence genome, one interval contains:
- the LOC115399293 gene encoding inhibitor of nuclear factor kappa-B kinase subunit alpha-like: protein MERTALKQNQLCGSWEFKDKLGTGGFGNVYLYQHLELGAKIAVKLCRLDLNSETKSRWSREIQIMKKLNHVNVVEAREVPEELNAIALNDLPLLAMEYCSRGDLRKLLNKPENCCGLKESEVLSLLSDIGSGIQYLHENKIIHRDLKPENIVLQEVDGKLVHKIIDLGYAKDLDQGSLCTSFVGTLQYLAPELFESKPYTVTVDYWSFGNVIFECICGFRPFLHHMQPVQCTSKVRNKGPKDIMAIEDMNGEVRFSAHLPYPNNLSRPLLEPVESLLQMLLLWDPADRGGGFDPDTNKRSCYIALQNILNMKVIHVLDMTSAQLHSMVLGAEESLHSLQLRLETQSQSNISPLSQELLLETGMSLDPRRPPAQCLPEGLRGWDSSIVFLFDKSLIKYSGPLTARPLPDSVNFIVRETKTQLPLTALRKVWGEAVSYICGLKEDYIRLYQGQRAAMLSLLRYNTNLTRFKNLLFSQSQQLKAKLSFFKMSIQHDLEQYTKQSNTGISSEKMLKTWQENEEKADEFAKVADVGYLDEEIVALHSEIVELQRSPFARRQGDVMEQLENKAIELYKQLKAKCKSPDPPHGYSDSSDMVRAILQTVQNQDRVLKDLYTHLSTILVCKQRIMDLFPKLEMAVENIKTAEAAVMQMQMKRQKEFWYLLKIACAQTSSPSQSLTQEPSDRETVHQLLDENQRYLSQLTSLLQDATQETENSVMDLDWSWTQYEALKAEPQQ, encoded by the exons ATGGAGCGGACTGCACTCAAACAGAACCAGCTGTGTGGCTCCTGGGAGTTTAAGGATAAACTTGGGACAGGAGGCTTTGGGAATGTCTACCTGTATCAGCACCTT GAGCTGGGGGCCAAGATTGCTGTGAAACTATGCCGTCTGGACCTGAACTCCGAGACCAAATCTCGCTGGAGCAGAGAGATTCAGATCATGAAGAA GCTGAACCATGTGAATGTTGTTGAGGCCCGAGAAGTTCCTGAGGAGTTGAACGCCATCGCATTGAATGACTTACCACTTCTGGCTATGGAGTACTGCTCAAGAGGGGACCTGCGCAAG TTGCTGAATAAACCAGAAAACTGCTGCGGGTTGAAGGAGAGTGAAGTCCTCTCGCTGCTTAGTGACATTG gTTCTGGAATTCAATATCTCCATGAAAATAAGATCATTCACAGGGATCTAAAGCCAGAGAACATTGTTCTGCAAGAGGTTGATGGGAAG CTTGTCCATAAAATTATTGATCTGGGATATGCAAAAGACCTCGATCAGGGCAGTCTCTGCACGTCTTTTGTTGGAACTCTCCAGTATTTG gCTCCAGAGCTGTTTGAGAGTAAACCATACACGGTGACTGTGGACTATTGGAGCTTCGGAAATGTGATCTTTGAATGCATCTGTGGCTTTCGGCCTTTCTTACACCACATGCAGCCGGTACAATG TACAAGCAAAGTTAGGAACAAAGGTCCCAAAGACATCATGGCCATAGAAGACATGAACGGAGAGGTCAGATTTTCTGCACATCTTCCATATCCCAACAACCTCAGCAG gcccTTGTTGGAGCCTGTGGAGTCTCTCCTGCAGATGTTGCTACTGTGGGACCCTGCAGATCGTGGTGGAGGTTTTGACCCTGACACAAACAAACGATCCTGCTACATCGCTCTGCAGAATATTCTCAACATGAAG GTCATTCATGTGTTGGACATGACGTCAGCCCAGCTGCACTCGATGGTTCTGGGCGCCGAGGAGAGCTTGCACTCCCTGCAGCTTCGTCTGGAAACTCAGAGTCAGTCAAACATCTCCCCGCTGAGTCAAGAGCTGCTACTGGAGACGGGAATGTCCCTTGACCCACGCAGGCCGCCCGCACAGTGTCTGCCAGAGGGATTG CGTGGCTGGGACAGCTccatagtttttctttttgacaagAGCCTAATCAAATACTCCGGACCTCTGACTGCCAGACCGCTGCCCGACAGCGTCAACTTCATCG TCAGGGAGACGAAGACCCAGCTGCCACTGACTGCTCTCAGAAAGGTGTGGGGCGAAGCAGTCAGCTACATCTGTGGGCTGAAAGAAGACTACATCCGCCTCTACCAGGGACAACGCGCCGCCAT GCTGAGTCTGCTGCGTTACAACACCAACCTAACGCGGTTCAAGAACCTGCTCTTCTCCCAGTCGCAGCAGCTCAAAGCCAAGCTGAGTTTCTTTAAGATGAGCATCCAGCATGACCTCGAGCAGTACACCAAGCAAAGCAACACTGGCATCT CTTcagaaaaaatgctgaagacttggcaagaaaatgaagagaaggcCGATGAGTTTGCAAAG GTTGCAGATGTGGGCTATCTGGATGAGGAGATTGTGGCGTTACACTCCGAGATCGTGGAACTGCAGAGGAGCCCCTTTGCGAGGAGACAAGGGGACgtgatggagcagct tgaaaacaaggCTATTGAACTCTACAAGCAACTGAAGGCCAAATGCAAAA GCCCTGACCCTCCACATGGCTACAGCGACAGCTCCGACATGGTGAGAGCCATTCTGCAGACAGTGCAGAACCAGGACAGAGTGCTGAAAGACTTGTACACACACTTGAG CACAATACTGGTTTGTAAGCAGCGCATCATGGATTTGTTCCCTAAGTTGGAGATGGCGgtagaaaacataaaaacagcagaagcagcagtgatGCAGATGCAAATGAAGAGACAAAAAGAGTTCTGGTACCTCCTCAAAATTGCATGT GCCCAGACCAGTTCTCCATCACAATCACTGACACAAGAACCCTCTGACAG GGAAACGGTTCATCAGTTACTGGATGAAAATCAGCGTTATCTGAGTCAACTTACGTCTCTGTTGCAAGACGCCACCCAGGAGACGGAGAACAGTGTCATG GATCTGGATTGGAGCTGGACTCAGTATGAAGCACTGAAAGCAGAACCTCAACAATAG
- the erlin1 gene encoding erlin-1: MTMPHVGAVFAAIAGVMAIMLHSSIHKIEEGHLAVYYRGGALLTSPNGPGYHIMLPFITTYRSVQTTLQTDEIKNVPCGTSGGVMIYFDRIEVVNMLVPSAVVDIVRNYTADYDKTLIFNKIHHELNQFCSVHTLQEVYIELFDIIDENLKTALQKDLNAMAPGLTIQAVRVTKPKIPEAIRRNFELMEAEKTRLLITAQTQKVVEKEAETERKKAIIEAQKVAQVAEIQFQQKVMEKETEKKISEIEDAAFLAREKAKADAEYYTAAKSAEANTLKLTPEYLELMKYQAIAANSKIYFGQDIPNMFMEGSNSPPKSPRSPSLANQADVFKVKPDRQ; this comes from the exons ATGACGATGCCGCATGTAGGGGCAGTATTTGCAGCAATAGCAGGAGTGATGGCCATCATGTTGCACTCCTCTATTCACAAGATAGAAGAAGGACATCTTGCTGTTTACTACAG AGGTGGAGCCTTGCTGACCTCTCCTAATGGCCCTGGATATCACATTATGCTGCCTTTCATTACCACCTACAGATCAGTGCAG ACGACTCTGCAAACCGATGAGATCAAGAATGTGCCTTGTGGAACGAG TGGCGGTGTGATGATCTATTTCGACAGGATAGAAGTTGTGAACATGTTGGTCCCTTCAGCAG TGGTGGACATCGTGAGGAACTACACTGCTGATTATGACAAAACTCTCATTTTCAACAAGATTCACCACGAGCTCAACCAGTTCTGCAGcgtccacacactacaggaggTCTACATTGAGCTGTTTG ACATTATAGATGAGAACTTAAAGACCGCTTTACAGAAGGATCTTAATGCAATGGCACCTGGGCTCACAATACAG GCAGTCCGCGTTACCAAGCCAAAGATCCCCGAAGCTATCAGGAGGAACTTTGAACTCAT GGAAGCGGAAAAGACCCGCCTGCTAATAACGGCACAGACTCAGAAAGTGGTGGAAAAGGAAGCAGAGACGGAAAGGAAGAAAGCTATCATTG agGCTCAGAAAGTGGCCCAAGTAGCAGAGATTCAGTTCCAACAGAAGGTGATGGAGAAGGAGACGGAGAAGAAGATCTCTGAGATAGAAG ATGCTGCCTTCCTGGCCAGAGAAAAGGCAAAGGCTGATGCCGAGTATTACACTGCTGCCAAATCTGCAGAAGCAAACAcg CTGAAGTTAACGCCAGAATACCTGGAGCTGATGAAGTACCAGGCCATAGCAGCCAACAGTAAGATCTACTTCGGACAGGACATCCCCAACATGTTCATGGAGGGAAGCAACAGTCCTCCCAAGTCTCCTCGCTCGCCATCTTTGGCCAACCAGGCGGACGTGTTCAAGGTGAAGCCTGACAGACAGTGA